In Deferribacter autotrophicus, the sequence TCGGTGGATAAAATCCACCTTATTAATCTTAACCTTAACCCCAACCCTCTCTAACTTTGAACTTTGAACTTTGAACACGTGTAATAAAGCATTTGTATAGTATATTGACTACGCACAACTCAAGTTTTATTGTTTGGAAATTACAATACGTACGGTATTATTACACGTGTTGAACCTTGAACATTGAACATTGAACTAAAAAATCGCTTTGGTTACAATCTCTTCTAATTTCTCTTTTGAATCCAGCTTTATTTTTGTTTTGCCGTCAATAACTACTTCAGGTGGATTTATTGTTCCGTAATCCTCAGGAGTTTTCTCTTTTGATGTGTCAATCAATTTCACTTCAACTTTATCACCAAATCTGTGTTTAATACTTTCCACAAGCTCTGGTGTCTCTTTATCCTTTTCTCCATTATAAAAAATTTCAACCTTTATCATACTGTCCCCTCCTATCGGTTCTTTAATTTATTATAGCACAATTAAAAATTTTTGCATAATTTTACCTGCACAAGGTTAACATAAAATTTTGTTAAAGTTTTTTTAAAGCATTCCGATTTTTTACCTGACGCAAGGAAGCGTCAAAAAAGTTAAATAGGGGAACATCCTCTATTGAAACAATCAAGGAGGATAGTATGGCACTTACAATTTATCAAAACATCATGTCTTTGAACTCTCAAAGACATCTCACCGGCACTCAATCCGCATTGGGCAAATCTCTCGAAAGATTATCAAGCGGTCTAAGAATCAACCACGCAGCAGATGACGCATCCGGTTTAGCAATTTCAGAAAAACTTCGCTCACAAATTAGCGGTTTAAAGCGTGCAACTATGAATGCTCAGGATGGTATTTCTATGCTTCAGACTGCTGAAGGGGCTCTGGAAGAAGTATCTTCTATGCTGCAGCGTATGAGAGAGCTTGCAGTTCAAGCTTCCAACGGAACTTACACTACAAATGACAGAGTAGAGCTGCAAAAAGAAATTGAACAGCTCAAAGCTGAGATTAACAGAATATCCACCGCAACAGAATTTAATACTAAAAAACTATTAAATGGTGATGGAACTGCTCTCTGGTCAGCCAGCGACAGCAAAATCAATGCAATTGTCCGCGGCAATGTAAAAGAAGGTAACTATGCAATTAAAATTGAAAACCTAAATGCCACAGAGGCAAAAAACCAGGTCTTTCAGACAGACATTATGACATTAGCCCACGATGTCGAAAAAGCAACGATTAACTCTAACCTAACTACCAGTCAAATTGAAAATATTAATAATTTTTCAGATAATTTTATCACAACAGACTCATCTGGTAACCCAGTTACTTACCAGGTAGATATAACAGATGCTGGTAATGTAGCAACTGCTGACCATGACTTCAAAATTGTAGACTACAATATAGCTACTGGTAGTGAATTAGCAGATAATGATGGAGATGGTACGACTACGCCAACATTTGCTGAAGCTATTACAGATGATACTAGTGGCATCCAATTTTCTAGTGGCTCAGGTTATATTGAACTCACAATCAATAACAATTTTGATGGGAACGCAATAACTGGTACAATTAATAATTTTGCTACTGTTAAAGTATATAGCATAGATGGAACATATATTGGTAGTGCCGATTTAGATTTAGTTGGTGATGGAACGAACGTAACATTGGACTTTTCTGTATTAAATTCTCTAGGATTTACAGTAAGTAGTAATGCAACACAAGATTTGACAGGATATAATGTTTCTAAAGGAGATAAAGTACTTCTCAGTGTAAACGATGTTACGGTTAATGAATTTGAGGTTACATTAACAAATCCTAATTCAACAAAATTTACAACTACTAGTCCAACAATTTCGGTTTCATACTCAACTCTAGACAATAGTACTAAAACATTCGCTTTGGCTAATTACGACAGCAATGGAAATTTAAATGTTCAAACTTTTGACATTACTTTCGACACAATAACTCAAGATGAACAAATAACTTTCACTGTTGATCAACTAGGTGGAGCTGGCGATATCGCTACTGTTGATACAAAATTAAAAGATATAGCTAGATTTGTTGATGCTGATGGAAATAATATTTTCGAAAATAAACAGGAACTGACCATCTGGGGCAATGGCAAATCAGCCACAATATATTTAGAAGGTGACGACACTCTTGCCGATTTAGAAGATAAACTCACTGATGCAATCGTAAATAAACTTGGTATGGGCTCTGATGATCCCCAGATCAATGACCATCTGGTAGATTATATTACCCAACCTGATCCAAATAGTAAATTTAGAACAGTAAAAGGCACTTTTGTAATACAGACTGCAATGGTTGGAGAGCAGGGTGAAATCGCATTTAGTGGAGACCAACGATTAATAAATGCTTTATCCCTTGCTGAAGTTCAAAAACCTGTCAGCAGCAGTCTAAAAGTAACAATTACCGACGCTACCACAGGGAATCTAATTGGTATAGATGAAACAGGCAATGATAGAGTGGATGGGATAATAGAAGGAATAGAATTAGTTATTGATTCTCGTACAAGTGTAGAAGCAAAATTATCTTCATCTACAAATGAAATATATTTTGAAGAAAATCCAAACTTAGCAAATGAAACGTTTTATATCCATATAGTTGACAACTCAACAGACCTTCAAATCGGTGCAAACGAAGGACAAACATTATCCGTATCTATACCTCAGCTTGATACCGTAGGTTTAGGAATTGATAAAATTTGGGTTGTTTCTCAAGACCTTGCTAAAAAAGCAATCCCAGA encodes:
- a CDS encoding flagellin, which translates into the protein MALTIYQNIMSLNSQRHLTGTQSALGKSLERLSSGLRINHAADDASGLAISEKLRSQISGLKRATMNAQDGISMLQTAEGALEEVSSMLQRMRELAVQASNGTYTTNDRVELQKEIEQLKAEINRISTATEFNTKKLLNGDGTALWSASDSKINAIVRGNVKEGNYAIKIENLNATEAKNQVFQTDIMTLAHDVEKATINSNLTTSQIENINNFSDNFITTDSSGNPVTYQVDITDAGNVATADHDFKIVDYNIATGSELADNDGDGTTTPTFAEAITDDTSGIQFSSGSGYIELTINNNFDGNAITGTINNFATVKVYSIDGTYIGSADLDLVGDGTNVTLDFSVLNSLGFTVSSNATQDLTGYNVSKGDKVLLSVNDVTVNEFEVTLTNPNSTKFTTTSPTISVSYSTLDNSTKTFALANYDSNGNLNVQTFDITFDTITQDEQITFTVDQLGGAGDIATVDTKLKDIARFVDADGNNIFENKQELTIWGNGKSATIYLEGDDTLADLEDKLTDAIVNKLGMGSDDPQINDHLVDYITQPDPNSKFRTVKGTFVIQTAMVGEQGEIAFSGDQRLINALSLAEVQKPVSSSLKVTITDATTGNLIGIDETGNDRVDGIIEGIELVIDSRTSVEAKLSSSTNEIYFEENPNLANETFYIHIVDNSTDLQIGANEGQTLSVSIPQLDTVGLGIDKIWVVSQDLAKKAIPDIDNAIGQVVTIRATIGAQINRLEHTISNLEVARENMTASESRIRDLDVAEEMATFTRYQILSQAGTAMLAQANQIPQMALQLLQG